The region GTTCCTGCTCCTCCTGAAGTACAAAATTGAAATGGTTTTTTTATATCTAAATGTTGTGCCGTAAACATCTGATGTTGTCCTACATCTGTTACCACAATATATCTTTCATCTAAAATCTCATTTAGCATATTTAAAGTTGAAATTTGATTTAAGTCTTTTTCATCAGTTACATCTTCTCTTTTAAAACTTTCACTCCAAGTTTCAAAGTCATCTTTTAAATCTAACTCTAAAGTCTGTTTTAAAATATCTTTTGCATCTCCTACAATAGGTAAATCCACAAGTATATTTTTATTTATTTCTGCTCTATCTATTTCTATATGTATTTTTTTAGAATTTGGTGAAAACTTTGATTTATCTCCTACAATTCTATCGTCAAAACGCATTCCAACACAGATTAAAAGATCACATTCATCTACTGCTCTATTTGCTTCTACTAATCCATGCATTCCAATCATTCCAAAATATTTCTCATCATCTTTATTAAATATTCCCAGTCCCATAAGAGTTGAAACTACTGGAATTTTTGTCCTTTCCACAAACTCTCTAACCTCTTTCACACAGTCTCCGTTTAAAACTCCCCCTCCAACAACTAAAACTGGCTTCTTAGAACTATTAAAAAGTTTTTGAAATTCTAAAATTTCGTTCTCTTCATATAAAGATTTAAACTTATTTATTTTTTTTATATCCTTTTCTAAAAGATTTTTAAATTTATCATAATCTATTTTTTGCTCTTGTATATTTTTCGGTATATCCACTAAAACTGGACCTGGTCTTCCGTGTTTTGATAAAATATAAGCTTCTTTCAAAATATCTGGAAGTTGGAAAATATCTCTAACAAGATAATTATTCTTAGTAATCGGTGATGTTATACCAATTATGTCACTTTCTTGAAATGAATCTTTTCCTAAAAAAGATGTACTAACTTGCCCAGTAATAACTAAAAGTGGAATTGAATCCATATGTGCTGTCATAATTCCTGTGACTAAATTAGTTGCTCCAGGCCCAGAAGTCGCCAAACAAACTCCAGGAACTTTTTTAGTTCTTGCGTAACCATCTGCACTATGAACTGCTCCTTGTTCATGTCTTGCCATATAGTGTTGTAATCCTTCAAAGTCATATAATGCATCATATATAGGAATTACTGCTCCACCTGGATACCCGAAAATATCCTTTACTCCTAAATATTTTAATGTTTCTAAAACTATTTTAGCTCCTGTAATCTCTTTCATTTCTCCCTCCTATCTCATAACTGCTCCCTCTGATGAATCTGAAACCAATTTCATATATTTTTGTAACATTCTATTTTTTACATCTTTTTTCAAAAGAGTCGTATTCTTTTTTCTAGAATCTAATTCATCTTTTGAAACTAATAGCTCAAGTTTTTTATTAGGTATATCTATCTCTATTAAATCTCCATTTTTTACATAGGCAATCACTCCACCTTCTAAAGCCTCTGGTGAAATATGTCCAATTGCTGCTCCCCTAGATCCTCCAGAAAATCTTCCATCTGTTATTAAAGCACAATACATATCTAACCCCATACCAGCAAGTGCTCCTGTAGGTGAAAGCATCTCTCTCATACCAGGGCCACCTTTTGGTCCCTCATATCTAATTACAATTACATCACCTTTTTTTATATCTCCATTTAAAATAGCCTCTGTTGCTAATTCCTCTGAATTAAAAACTTTTGCCGGTCCCTTATGAACTAACATATCTGGATGAACAGCTCCTGATTTTACAACTGCTCCTTTTAGTGCTAAGTTTCCTTTTAGTATTGAGATTCCTCCACTTTTAAAATATGGATTGTTAAAATCTCTAATTATATTGTTATCTAAAATTTCACCTTTTTCAGCCATATCTAAAATATCTTTTAAATTTACTGTTTCACTAGATCTTAAAAGATTATTTTCCTTTAATACTTTTAAAACTCCACTTACTCCTCCAGCTTCATTAAAATCTTCTATAAAATATGAACTTGCAGGAGATAATTTCACTATTTGTTTTGTTTTCTTAGAAACTTCATCAAATAGGTCTAAGTTTAAATTAACTCCACACTCAAAAGCTATTGCAGGAAGATGTAAAGCTGTATTTGTTGATCCACCTAAAGCCATATCCACAAGAACGGAATTATATAAACTCTCTTCATTTATAATATCTTTAGCTTTTACATTTTTCTTTAGAAGTTCCATAACTTGCATTCCTGTTTCTTTTGCCAATCTTTTTCTTTCTGAATATACACTTGGAATAGTTCCATTTCCTGGCAAAGCAATTCCCAAAGCTTCGGTTAAACAGTTCATTGTATTTGCTGTATACATTCCTGAACATGATCCACAAGTTTTACAAACTTCATGTTCTGCCTTGTTTAATTCCTCTAAGCTCATCTCTCCACTTTGAACTTTTCCTACATATTCAAAAAGATCTGAAATTCCTATTTTTTTTCCTTGAAATTTCCCTGCTAACATTGGTCCACCACTTATAAAAATAGATGGAAGATTTAATCTCACTGCTGCCATTAACATCCCAGGTACAACTTTGTCACAACTTGGCATAAATACCAATGCATCAAATGGCATGGCATAGGCTGTTGCTTCTATTGAGTCAGCAATTATTTCTCTAGTTGGAAGAGAGTTGTTCATTCCTTCATGTCCCATTGCAATTCCATCACATACAGCAATTGTATTAAATTCCATTGGAACTCCCCCACTCATATAAATTCCAGCTTTTACCTCTTCTACAAGTTCTTTTAAATGTACATGTCCTGGTACAATTTCATTATATGAGTTTACTATACCTATCTTTGGTAAATTTATCTCTTTATCAGTTAGCCCCATGGAATAAAATAGTGATCTATGTGGTGCTCTCGTTAACCCCTTTGTTACAACCTCACTTCTCATTAATAACCTCCCTCAACTGTAAAAAATTTTATAAAAAAAGAGCTTAAATCCCTAGACTTAAGCTCTTAAACTTCTAACTTTTGCTCAAGCCTTTATTTTTCTAACAAAATAAGGCTTGATATTCTCAGAGATACAGCTCATCAAATTCAAACCCAAAAGCATATTATTATAATTATTATATTAATCAAGTTTTTGAATTTGTTCATGAGTGCTTCCTCCTTTTCGTAATTTTTCTAGATTCTATATTAATTTTTTACAAATGTCAATATTTTTTTTATTTTTTATTTTTTGATTGAATTTTTTTCATTTTAAAGTTATACTCAAATTCTATAGGAGGTGTTTATGATTATATGTAAAAAATTTAATGAATTAACAGTTGAAGAACTTTATGAAATTTTAAAATTAAGATCTGAAATTTTTGTAGTAGAACAAAAATGTGTTTATAATGATATTGATGGTAAAGATACCACTTCTATCCATGTGATGTTAAAAGAAAATGGAAAAATAAAAGCTTATCTAAGAGTTTTACAACCTGGTGTTTCTTATGAAGATGCATCTTTAGGAAGAGTTTTAGTAGCAGAAAATGCTAGAAAAAAAGGATTTGCTAAACTTATTGTTGAAGCAGGAGTAAACTACATTATTGAAAACTTTAAAACTAAAGATATTACAATTGGAGCTCAAGAATATCTTCAAAATTTTTATAATGAAATGGGATTTAAAGCTATTTCAGAAGTTTATTTGGATGATGGGATTCCACATTTAGATATGAAATACTCTAAGTAGTTTTTTCCAAAAAAGGAGAGAAGCCTCTGGGGGGGATAGAGGCTTCTCAAATACGGGGGGATTAAATTATTTTTATGCACTTTTATTGTGTTGTTATTATTTTGACGATAACTTTCGTAAAAAAGTTTTAAATTAATTATTTTTTATTCATCTTCATTAGTTACTTTATATAAATATATTAAATCTTTATCATCCTTAAATCTACTATATGTTTCTTTAGATTGTATTTTATAATCATTTTTTAAATCTAAATTTGAACTACTTGAAAGTATATAAAAAGCTTCTGGAAGAGTTGTATTTTCATCTAAAGTATGTATTAGCTGTCCTACACTCCATACATCTTGAATTCCAAAATCTTTTGAATATATTTTATAACCTTTTTTTACTGTTTGAAGTGTCTCAAGAGGCTTTAGACGCTCACTTCCTTTTCCTCTTATGTCTCTTTCTATTATCCAAGTTAGATTACAATTAACTAAAACTAGAAGGAACCCACTTAGATAAACAATTTTCTTTTTAAATATATCTTTATCTATTTTGCTTTTTCTAAACATATAAATCATTAAAGCTATAAAAGGAACTATTAAATAGTAGTAAGCTGGTCTTTTCCAAAGAATAATTCCAATACTTCCTACACATACTATTGATATAAAAACTGACTGAACATAAAATAATACTCTATCAAACTTTTTAAGTGTATTCCAATTATTATTAAGATAATAGTTTAATATAATACCTAAAGGAATTGAAGATACTATATACATTGGGAATCCATATCTTTCTTTTTTCATTTTTACTAATGATAATAATATAAATGTTAAAATTGTCCAAAGAATTCCAAATTTAAATAACTTATGCTCACCTTTATCTTTTAAATTCCATTTTCTAAAAATAGCTGCAACTGAGAAAAAAATCCAACTTCCCATAAATATAAAATAATTTGCGTAGAAAAAGAATCCTTTAACGTGCTTACTTGACCAAGTATCCTTTTCTTTGTTCATAACTGATAAAAATAACTCTTTATTTTTAAGCATCATTGCAACTGGCCAAATAGAAGCAAGTGCAAGACCTATTAGGAAATACATTCCTATTCTAACTTTATTAGTTTTTATTTCTTCTAAACCATAAATTACAATATATGCTACTATAAATGGCAATAACATTCCGTAAAGAGCTACTGGTCCTTTACTTAATAGGGATGCTGCTAAGAAAAGTCCACCTAATATAGTATGAATATTTTTTTTAGAATTTAAACTTTTTACAAGATAAGTTATAGATCCAAACATAAAGATATATGGATATGCATCCCATGCATTTTCTGATCCAACTTTTGTTAACATAAATGTTGTTGTTGCAACAAAAGATGATAAAAATGCTAAGTTATCATTTTTAGATATATGTTGAACAAATTTATAAATAAAATAAATTAACAAAACTGAAGCTAAAGCAACGGGTATTCTCAATAACCACTCATCTGAAAAGTTATTTGTTAGTTTCATTATAATCGCTGTAAGCCATGTTGGTAAAGGTGGTTTTTCAAATCTGTATTGCCCATTTAGTGTTGTTACAAACCATTCATTATTTGTCACTATCTCTCTTGCTGTAATAAAGTTACGTGATTCCATTAAATCTGCTTTTCTAATCCAAATTGTGCTAAAAAAAGAAATAAAGCTTAATCCCAATATAGACAAAAGTTTTTTGTCTTTAAACATAAAGTCCTCCTAAAATTCCATTTTTTATTTTAGTATTTTAAAGTTTAAAAAATACTTTTACAGTCGTCCCCACGTCTGGTGTACTTGATATTTTTATATCTAAATTTAAAAGCGTTAAAATTCTTTTTACAATGGACATCCCCAGTCCATGACCATGTATCTCTTTACTACGAGATTTATTTGCTCTAAAAAATCTATCATATATATGCTCTAATTCAGTTGGTGTCATTCCAATTCCATTGTCCTCTATTGTCAAAATAGCTTCTTCCAACTCATCATCACTTTCTATTTTAACTTCGATTAGCTCATCTCTACCATATTTTATTGCATTTTCCAATAAATTTTTTATTAACAGCTTAACTAAAGCTTCATCAGATTTTACAATTGTATATTCTGGTGTAAATTCAATATTTGATTTAGGATATTGTCTTTTTAAGTTTGAAATACACTCTAAAACAATCTCTGATAGTTCTATATCTTGTTGTTCACTTTTTATTTCTGATTCTTTAGCTATAAAAAGTAACTTCTCAATTAGTATATTCATATTTTTAGTTTCTTCCTCTATAGATGTAAGTGCTTCATCAAAAATCTCTGGGTCTTTTTTTCCCCAACGTTTAATCATGTCAATATAACCTCCTATTATAAAAAGTGGTGTTTTTAACTCATGTGATGAATTGTGCACAAACTCAATTTGCTTTCTATTTTGGATATCCAATCTTGTTAACATCTCTTCATAAGAATCTAAGATATTATCAAACTCTTTAAAATAGCTTGTCGGTTTAATAACTTTTAAATTCTCTAGTGTTACATTTGAGTTTATAGTTTCTATTACTGTAAGTTCTTTCTTAATCTTTTTCAAAACTCTAGAAAAAGCTATGGATGATATAATTATACAGATTGCCAATCCAGATGCAAAGATATAAACTATATCTAAAAAGTAAGTTTTTTCCTTTTTAAGATTTTTTACTAAAACAACTGTAAAAATATCTCCATCTTTATTTATTAATTCATTTTTTAAAATCATATAATCATATAATTTGACATTTGTCACAGTATTTTCCACAGCTGCGTTTAAAAGACGTTTACTAATATTTTCACTATAAACATGATTTTTATATTCAATTCTTATTTCTAAATCTTCAAGATTTGGATTTTCTATTCTAAATAATTTATTTACTAAATCATCTGTAAATATTTTCATACTTTTTGAACTTACTTCTTCTAAAAGTTCATATTTTAAAAATGCCATAGCATTTCTTAACTCTCTTTTAGATGAATTTATTAAATATTTTCCAGTTATTGAAAGTGAAATCATTAAAACTATTGTAAAAAAACAGATTAATTGAACATAAGTTTTCCTAAGTGTCTTTGAAAGAGTAATCAACTTATTCCTCCTTTTTTAAAGAATAACCAAATCCACGAACTGTTTTTATATATTTACTTTCAGGATCTAGCTTCTTTCTTAAAGCTTTTATATACATATCAATAATTTTCCCAT is a window of Candidatus Cetobacterium colombiensis DNA encoding:
- the ilvB gene encoding biosynthetic-type acetolactate synthase large subunit; this translates as MKEITGAKIVLETLKYLGVKDIFGYPGGAVIPIYDALYDFEGLQHYMARHEQGAVHSADGYARTKKVPGVCLATSGPGATNLVTGIMTAHMDSIPLLVITGQVSTSFLGKDSFQESDIIGITSPITKNNYLVRDIFQLPDILKEAYILSKHGRPGPVLVDIPKNIQEQKIDYDKFKNLLEKDIKKINKFKSLYEENEILEFQKLFNSSKKPVLVVGGGVLNGDCVKEVREFVERTKIPVVSTLMGLGIFNKDDEKYFGMIGMHGLVEANRAVDECDLLICVGMRFDDRIVGDKSKFSPNSKKIHIEIDRAEINKNILVDLPIVGDAKDILKQTLELDLKDDFETWSESFKREDVTDEKDLNQISTLNMLNEILDERYIVVTDVGQHQMFTAQHLDIKKPFQFCTSGGAGTMGYGLPAAIGAKVANPDKKVIAILGDGGFQMNQQELILLAQYNLPVKVLIFNNGALGMVKQWQELFNNKRYSSVILDINPDFVKLANAHYVEGEKIENIHNLKRLKDILEDDNPYLVDIQMSYEHNVYPIIPAGKSFEHTIGGE
- the ilvD gene encoding dihydroxy-acid dehydratase, translated to MRSEVVTKGLTRAPHRSLFYSMGLTDKEINLPKIGIVNSYNEIVPGHVHLKELVEEVKAGIYMSGGVPMEFNTIAVCDGIAMGHEGMNNSLPTREIIADSIEATAYAMPFDALVFMPSCDKVVPGMLMAAVRLNLPSIFISGGPMLAGKFQGKKIGISDLFEYVGKVQSGEMSLEELNKAEHEVCKTCGSCSGMYTANTMNCLTEALGIALPGNGTIPSVYSERKRLAKETGMQVMELLKKNVKAKDIINEESLYNSVLVDMALGGSTNTALHLPAIAFECGVNLNLDLFDEVSKKTKQIVKLSPASSYFIEDFNEAGGVSGVLKVLKENNLLRSSETVNLKDILDMAEKGEILDNNIIRDFNNPYFKSGGISILKGNLALKGAVVKSGAVHPDMLVHKGPAKVFNSEELATEAILNGDIKKGDVIVIRYEGPKGGPGMREMLSPTGALAGMGLDMYCALITDGRFSGGSRGAAIGHISPEALEGGVIAYVKNGDLIEIDIPNKKLELLVSKDELDSRKKNTTLLKKDVKNRMLQKYMKLVSDSSEGAVMR
- a CDS encoding GNAT family N-acetyltransferase, whose translation is MIICKKFNELTVEELYEILKLRSEIFVVEQKCVYNDIDGKDTTSIHVMLKENGKIKAYLRVLQPGVSYEDASLGRVLVAENARKKGFAKLIVEAGVNYIIENFKTKDITIGAQEYLQNFYNEMGFKAISEVYLDDGIPHLDMKYSK
- a CDS encoding sensor histidine kinase yields the protein MITLSKTLRKTYVQLICFFTIVLMISLSITGKYLINSSKRELRNAMAFLKYELLEEVSSKSMKIFTDDLVNKLFRIENPNLEDLEIRIEYKNHVYSENISKRLLNAAVENTVTNVKLYDYMILKNELINKDGDIFTVVLVKNLKKEKTYFLDIVYIFASGLAICIIISSIAFSRVLKKIKKELTVIETINSNVTLENLKVIKPTSYFKEFDNILDSYEEMLTRLDIQNRKQIEFVHNSSHELKTPLFIIGGYIDMIKRWGKKDPEIFDEALTSIEEETKNMNILIEKLLFIAKESEIKSEQQDIELSEIVLECISNLKRQYPKSNIEFTPEYTIVKSDEALVKLLIKNLLENAIKYGRDELIEVKIESDDELEEAILTIEDNGIGMTPTELEHIYDRFFRANKSRSKEIHGHGLGMSIVKRILTLLNLDIKISSTPDVGTTVKVFFKL
- a CDS encoding ArnT family glycosyltransferase, which codes for MFKDKKLLSILGLSFISFFSTIWIRKADLMESRNFITAREIVTNNEWFVTTLNGQYRFEKPPLPTWLTAIIMKLTNNFSDEWLLRIPVALASVLLIYFIYKFVQHISKNDNLAFLSSFVATTTFMLTKVGSENAWDAYPYIFMFGSITYLVKSLNSKKNIHTILGGLFLAASLLSKGPVALYGMLLPFIVAYIVIYGLEEIKTNKVRIGMYFLIGLALASIWPVAMMLKNKELFLSVMNKEKDTWSSKHVKGFFFYANYFIFMGSWIFFSVAAIFRKWNLKDKGEHKLFKFGILWTILTFILLSLVKMKKERYGFPMYIVSSIPLGIILNYYLNNNWNTLKKFDRVLFYVQSVFISIVCVGSIGIILWKRPAYYYLIVPFIALMIYMFRKSKIDKDIFKKKIVYLSGFLLVLVNCNLTWIIERDIRGKGSERLKPLETLQTVKKGYKIYSKDFGIQDVWSVGQLIHTLDENTTLPEAFYILSSSSNLDLKNDYKIQSKETYSRFKDDKDLIYLYKVTNEDE